The following coding sequences are from one Comamonas koreensis window:
- a CDS encoding ABC transporter permease: MSGWQTLFYKEVLRFWKVSFQTVAAPVLTAVLYLLIFGHVLQGRVTVFSDVSYTAFLVPGLVMMSLLQNAFANSSSSLVQSKIMGSLVFVLLTPLSHWGWFFAFVGASIVRGLAVGLGVYVITLFFAPPHFASLPWVLMFAVLGAGLMGTLGLLAGLWADKFDQMAAFQNFVIVPMTFLSGVFYSIQSLPPFWQKVSHLNPFFYMIDGFRYGFFGQSDTSPWLSLGIVAVAWLLVSALAVQLLRTGYKIRN, from the coding sequence ATGAGCGGCTGGCAAACCCTGTTTTACAAAGAAGTGCTGCGTTTTTGGAAGGTGAGCTTCCAGACCGTGGCCGCGCCGGTGCTGACCGCCGTGCTCTACCTGCTGATCTTTGGCCATGTGCTGCAAGGCCGCGTGACCGTGTTCAGCGATGTCAGCTACACCGCCTTTCTGGTGCCGGGACTGGTGATGATGAGCCTGCTGCAAAACGCCTTTGCCAATAGCTCGTCGAGTCTGGTGCAAAGCAAGATTATGGGCAGCCTGGTGTTTGTTCTGCTGACGCCGCTGTCGCACTGGGGCTGGTTCTTTGCCTTTGTCGGCGCCTCCATCGTGCGGGGTCTAGCCGTCGGCCTGGGTGTCTATGTGATCACCTTGTTCTTCGCGCCGCCGCATTTTGCATCGCTGCCCTGGGTGCTGATGTTTGCCGTGCTGGGTGCAGGCCTGATGGGCACCCTGGGCCTGCTGGCGGGCCTGTGGGCAGACAAGTTTGACCAGATGGCGGCGTTCCAGAACTTTGTGATCGTGCCGATGACCTTTCTGTCGGGCGTGTTCTATTCGATCCAGTCGCTGCCCCCGTTCTGGCAAAAGGTCAGCCACCTGAACCCGTTCTTCTACATGATTGATGGTTTTCGCTACGGCTTTTTTGGCCAGAGCGACACCTCGCCCTGGCTGAGCCTGGGCATTGTGGCCGTTGCCTGGCTGCTGGTGAGTGCATTGGCGGTGCAGCTGCTGCGCACCGGCTACAAGATCCGCAACTGA
- a CDS encoding ABC transporter ATP-binding protein produces MSAIAFQSVSKVYQTAKGPFQALNNVSLDIEEGEFFGLLGPNGAGKTTMISILAGLARASSGSVKVLGSDVREDYANARRKLGIVPQELVFDPFFNVRESLRIQSGYFGVKNNDAWIDELLESLGLADKATANMRQLSGGMKRRVLVAQALVHKPPIIVLDEPTAGVDVELRQTLWQFVSKLNKQGHTVLLTTHYLEEAEALCNRIAMLRSGHVVALSTMAELLQGSSSNVLQFKTDGLLPADLAAQARITGRIVQLPASSAADVERILAQLRTAGVVVEDLEIRRADLEDVFLQVMARDAVVDHATTQLGAGVAR; encoded by the coding sequence ATGTCCGCCATCGCATTCCAATCTGTCTCCAAGGTCTACCAGACCGCCAAGGGGCCCTTCCAGGCATTGAACAACGTCAGCCTCGATATCGAGGAAGGGGAGTTCTTTGGCCTGCTCGGGCCCAACGGCGCGGGCAAGACCACCATGATCAGCATTCTGGCCGGCCTGGCCCGCGCCAGCAGCGGCTCCGTCAAGGTGCTGGGCAGCGATGTGCGCGAGGATTACGCCAACGCGCGCCGCAAGCTCGGTATCGTGCCGCAGGAGCTGGTTTTTGACCCGTTTTTCAATGTGCGCGAATCGCTGCGCATCCAATCGGGCTATTTCGGTGTCAAGAACAACGATGCCTGGATCGATGAGCTGCTCGAGAGCCTGGGCCTGGCCGACAAGGCCACGGCCAATATGCGCCAGCTGAGCGGCGGCATGAAGCGCCGCGTGCTCGTCGCCCAGGCGCTGGTGCACAAGCCGCCGATCATCGTGCTCGATGAGCCCACAGCCGGTGTCGATGTGGAACTGCGCCAGACCTTGTGGCAGTTCGTCAGCAAGCTCAACAAGCAGGGCCATACGGTGCTGCTCACCACCCACTACCTGGAAGAGGCCGAGGCGCTGTGCAACCGCATTGCGATGCTGCGCTCGGGCCATGTGGTGGCGCTGTCGACGATGGCCGAGCTGCTGCAGGGCAGCTCCTCGAACGTGCTGCAGTTCAAGACCGATGGCCTGCTGCCGGCCGATCTGGCCGCACAGGCGCGCATCACCGGCCGCATTGTGCAGCTGCCCGCCAGCAGCGCAGCGGATGTGGAGCGCATCCTTGCCCAGCTGCGCACGGCAGGCGTGGTGGTCGAAGACCTGGAGATCCGCCGCGCGGATCTGGAGGATGTGTTCTTGCAAGTGATGGCGCGCGATGCCGTGGTGGACCATGCCACCACGCAACTGGGTGCGGGAGTGGCACGATGA
- a CDS encoding STAS domain-containing protein, with amino-acid sequence MAALSLPSTLTHDEAQACLQHLQAGIAQLPAGAAVQIDASALAVFDSSALAVMLGSRRAALGAGRPFEMRGVSAPVLSLARLYGVDGLLTTAG; translated from the coding sequence ATGGCCGCGCTCAGCCTGCCTTCGACCCTGACCCATGATGAGGCCCAGGCCTGCCTGCAGCACTTGCAGGCGGGCATTGCGCAGCTGCCAGCGGGCGCTGCGGTGCAGATCGATGCCAGCGCCTTGGCGGTGTTTGACTCATCGGCGCTGGCCGTGATGCTGGGCAGCCGGCGCGCGGCACTGGGGGCTGGCCGGCCCTTTGAGATGCGTGGCGTGTCAGCGCCCGTGCTGTCGCTGGCGCGCCTCTATGGTGTCGATGGCCTGCTGACCACTGCCGGCTGA
- a CDS encoding MlaC/ttg2D family ABC transporter substrate-binding protein produces MMNRRAWVQYSAAWAAVACMASAPLAASAADMAPDAMIKQLSDEVLSTLKTDQSIRGGDVSKITSYVDSVVMPNVDFRRMMASAVGPKWRTATASQQQQLQDEFKKLMVNTYAGALHQVSDQTISVKPVRMQPADKEVVVRSEILGRGDPIQLDYRLVKTPGQGMGWKIYNLNVMGIWMVETYRNQFQEELNKPGGSPQTLIDSIAARNKANAGK; encoded by the coding sequence ATGATGAATCGTCGAGCATGGGTGCAGTACTCCGCCGCATGGGCTGCAGTGGCTTGCATGGCATCGGCCCCGCTGGCGGCCAGCGCAGCAGACATGGCGCCCGACGCGATGATCAAGCAGCTCTCGGACGAAGTGCTGAGCACCTTGAAGACCGACCAGTCCATCCGGGGTGGTGATGTCTCCAAGATCACCTCGTATGTCGACAGCGTGGTCATGCCCAATGTGGATTTCCGCCGCATGATGGCCTCGGCCGTAGGCCCCAAGTGGCGTACCGCGACGGCCTCCCAGCAGCAGCAATTGCAAGATGAGTTCAAGAAGCTGATGGTCAACACCTACGCCGGTGCGCTGCACCAGGTGAGCGACCAGACCATCAGCGTCAAGCCGGTGCGCATGCAGCCCGCTGACAAGGAAGTCGTGGTGCGCTCTGAGATCCTGGGCCGGGGTGACCCGATCCAACTGGACTACCGCCTGGTCAAGACCCCCGGCCAGGGCATGGGCTGGAAGATCTACAACCTCAATGTCATGGGCATCTGGATGGTGGAGACCTACCGCAACCAGTTCCAGGAAGAGCTGAACAAGCCCGGTGGCAGCCCACAGACCTTGATCGACTCCATCGCTGCCCGCAACAAGGCCAACGCAGGCAAGTAA
- a CDS encoding VacJ family lipoprotein — MRYPLHLQGRTWVLASSLGLATVLTGCASGPGANPRDPLEPYNRAVFSFNDAVDSAVLEPVATGYRDVTPTVVRTAVTNFFANLGDLWSAVNNALQLKGEGTYNSVVRFTTNTVFGLGGLIDIASEMDIERHKQDFGLTMARYGMPAGAYIVWPLLGPSTIRDSAGMVVDWQGNVVSSINDVPVRNSLTGLRIVNTRANLLGTTSLVQSAALDKYSFTRDAYLQLRQNATEAGEEEDETQWMNESAADPQPQGRVK, encoded by the coding sequence ATGCGTTATCCACTCCACCTCCAAGGCCGCACCTGGGTGCTGGCTTCTTCCCTGGGTCTGGCTACGGTGCTGACCGGCTGTGCCAGCGGCCCTGGTGCCAACCCCCGCGACCCGCTGGAGCCCTACAACCGGGCGGTGTTCAGCTTCAACGATGCCGTCGACAGCGCGGTGCTCGAGCCCGTGGCCACCGGCTACCGCGATGTGACGCCGACCGTGGTGCGCACCGCCGTGACCAACTTCTTCGCCAACCTCGGCGACCTGTGGTCAGCCGTGAACAACGCGCTGCAGCTCAAGGGTGAGGGCACCTACAACAGCGTGGTGCGCTTTACCACCAACACCGTCTTCGGTCTGGGTGGTCTGATCGATATCGCCAGCGAAATGGACATCGAGCGCCACAAGCAGGACTTTGGCCTGACGATGGCGCGCTATGGCATGCCTGCGGGCGCCTACATCGTCTGGCCTTTGCTGGGCCCCTCGACGATCCGCGATTCCGCCGGCATGGTGGTGGACTGGCAGGGCAATGTGGTCAGCTCGATCAACGATGTGCCCGTGCGCAACTCGCTGACCGGTCTGCGCATTGTCAACACCCGGGCCAACCTGCTGGGCACCACGTCGCTGGTGCAGTCCGCAGCGCTCGACAAGTACAGCTTCACCCGTGACGCCTACCTGCAGCTGCGCCAAAATGCCACCGAGGCGGGCGAGGAAGAGGACGAGACGCAGTGGATGAATGAGTCGGCAGCCGACCCCCAGCCCCAGGGCCGCGTCAAATAA
- the mlaD gene encoding outer membrane lipid asymmetry maintenance protein MlaD encodes MQPSKTDIWVGLFVMLGAAALVFLALRAGNLLTLDFNKGYEVTARFDNIGGLKPQAAVRSAGVKVGRVKSIGFNDQTFQADVHIELANGYAFPKDSSFKILTSGLLGDQYVGVEAGFDEKPLASGDTVTNTQSAIVLENLIGQFLYGKASESSAPKAAE; translated from the coding sequence ATGCAGCCCTCCAAAACCGATATCTGGGTTGGCCTGTTTGTCATGCTGGGTGCTGCCGCGCTGGTGTTCCTGGCGCTGCGCGCAGGCAACCTGCTGACCCTGGATTTCAACAAAGGCTATGAAGTCACCGCCCGCTTTGACAACATTGGCGGCTTGAAGCCCCAGGCGGCCGTGCGCAGCGCCGGTGTGAAGGTTGGCCGTGTCAAAAGCATCGGCTTCAATGACCAGACCTTCCAGGCCGATGTCCATATCGAGCTGGCCAATGGCTATGCCTTCCCCAAGGACAGCTCGTTCAAGATCCTGACCAGCGGCCTGCTGGGCGACCAGTACGTGGGCGTTGAGGCCGGCTTTGATGAAAAGCCCTTGGCCAGTGGTGATACCGTCACCAATACACAATCGGCCATCGTGCTGGAAAATCTGATCGGCCAGTTCCTGTATGGCAAGGCCTCGGAGAGCTCCGCACCCAAGGCTGCCGAATAA